The Sulfurihydrogenibium sp. YO3AOP1 genome has a window encoding:
- the rho gene encoding transcription termination factor Rho — MVDLSTITPESLKEKTLAELKKLAEEIGVEKITGLKKDELIEKIIEKKEEKEGLVKINGVLEILPEGFGFIRFLENNYAPSPQDIYVSPSQIKRFGLKTGDTIIGVARNPKEGEKYRALVRIDRVGSLPVEELKKRPSFDKLIPYHPTERLNLEYDPSDLSTRVVSLVAPIGKGQRGLIVAPPKAGKTVLIQRIAKAIIKNHPEIHLIILLIDERPEEVTEMRRIVGSGAEVVASTFDEPPERHIQISELVIEKAKRIVEEGRDVVILLDSMTRLARASNAVTPPSGRVLSGGIEATALQRPKKFFGAARNIENGGSLTILSTALVETGSRMDDVIFEEFKGTGNMELYLDRRLMERRIFPAINISKSGTRKEELLLEDWQLQRLWVLRKFLSTMDEVEAMEFLLSKLSKFKTNDEFLRSMNA; from the coding sequence ATGGTAGACTTATCAACCATCACACCTGAATCATTGAAAGAAAAAACATTGGCAGAATTAAAAAAATTAGCTGAAGAGATCGGTGTAGAAAAAATAACAGGACTAAAAAAAGATGAGCTTATAGAAAAAATCATAGAGAAAAAGGAAGAAAAAGAAGGTTTAGTCAAGATAAATGGTGTTTTAGAAATCCTTCCTGAAGGTTTTGGATTTATTAGATTTCTTGAAAACAATTACGCACCAAGTCCACAAGATATATATGTTTCACCTTCTCAGATAAAAAGATTTGGACTTAAAACCGGAGATACAATTATCGGAGTAGCAAGGAATCCAAAGGAAGGTGAAAAATACAGAGCATTAGTCAGAATAGATAGAGTTGGAAGTCTTCCGGTAGAAGAGTTAAAGAAAAGACCATCTTTTGATAAGCTTATCCCATACCATCCAACAGAAAGATTGAATTTAGAATACGACCCATCTGATTTATCAACTAGGGTTGTTAGCCTTGTAGCACCTATTGGTAAAGGCCAAAGAGGATTGATAGTTGCACCGCCTAAAGCCGGTAAAACAGTTTTAATCCAAAGAATAGCAAAAGCTATAATAAAGAACCATCCAGAAATTCATTTAATAATCCTTCTTATAGATGAAAGGCCTGAAGAAGTTACAGAAATGAGAAGAATAGTAGGCTCCGGGGCAGAAGTAGTAGCATCTACGTTTGATGAACCACCAGAAAGACACATACAAATCTCTGAGCTTGTAATTGAAAAAGCAAAAAGGATAGTAGAGGAAGGTAGAGATGTTGTGATCTTACTTGACTCAATGACAAGGCTTGCAAGAGCTTCAAACGCTGTTACACCACCATCCGGTAGAGTTTTATCCGGTGGTATTGAAGCAACGGCATTACAAAGACCTAAAAAATTCTTTGGGGCAGCTCGTAATATAGAAAACGGCGGAAGTCTTACAATTCTCTCAACAGCTCTTGTGGAAACTGGTTCAAGAATGGACGATGTAATATTTGAAGAATTTAAAGGAACTGGCAATATGGAGCTTTACTTAGACAGAAGATTAATGGAAAGAAGAATTTTTCCAGCAATAAATATAAGTAAGTCTGGAACAAGAAAAGAGGAACTTTTACTGGAAGACTGGCAACTGCAAAGATTATGGGTATTGCGTAAATTCTTATCTACAATGGATGAAGTTGAAGCAATGGAATTTTTGTTAAGCAAACTTTCCAAATTTAAGACAAATGACGAGTTTTTAAGGTCTATGAATGCTTGA
- the rpmE gene encoding 50S ribosomal protein L31, whose protein sequence is MKQGIHPELKLTKFVCGCGNEFEIYTVKGGTIHLEVCNNCHPFYAGKLRIKPKFLELQGQASEK, encoded by the coding sequence TTGAAACAAGGAATTCACCCAGAATTAAAATTAACTAAATTTGTTTGTGGTTGTGGAAATGAGTTTGAGATTTATACTGTAAAAGGTGGAACTATACATTTGGAAGTATGTAATAATTGCCATCCTTTCTATGCTGGAAAATTAAGAATCAAGCCAAAATTCTTAGAACTTCAAGGGCAAGCTTCAGAAAAATAA
- a CDS encoding DEAD/DEAH box helicase: MSNQGKTFKDLNLSKETLKSLDELGYSKPTEIQEKAIPAVMTGKDLVAQAQTGTGKTAAFGVPIVEKVNPKQKKVQALILVPTRELAIQVAKEIKELGKNKKVYTLAVYGGKSISHQINFLKKGSDVVVVGTPGRVRDLLERGVLNLDNVKMFVLDEADRMLEMGFIDDIEEIMSYLPEDRQNLLFSATMPKEILDLAEEFLNENYETIRVKPDEVTVEKIKQIIYRVNPRDKFKKLTEVLSQNEAEKVIIFTQTKIEADELAERLNEEGFNASAIHGDFSQKKRETVLHNFRTGKLKILVATDVAARGLDIKGVDLVINYGLPRDAESYIHRIGRTGRAGREGTAISIMTPSEDKQLQNIQKKTKANIEVINEAQEKKLSSAQKDKSSQKERSSRNQTRRRQRS; the protein is encoded by the coding sequence ATGTCAAATCAAGGTAAAACATTCAAGGATTTAAATCTATCAAAGGAGACTTTAAAATCCTTAGACGAATTAGGTTATTCTAAACCTACAGAAATTCAAGAAAAAGCAATTCCGGCAGTTATGACCGGAAAGGATTTGGTAGCACAAGCACAAACAGGTACAGGAAAAACTGCAGCTTTTGGAGTACCGATTGTTGAAAAAGTAAATCCAAAACAAAAGAAAGTTCAAGCATTAATCTTGGTTCCTACAAGAGAGTTAGCAATTCAAGTAGCTAAGGAAATTAAAGAACTTGGAAAAAACAAAAAAGTTTATACCTTAGCAGTTTACGGCGGTAAATCTATTAGCCATCAAATAAACTTTTTAAAGAAAGGTTCGGATGTGGTAGTAGTTGGTACACCAGGAAGAGTTAGAGATTTATTAGAAAGAGGCGTTTTAAATCTTGATAATGTAAAAATGTTTGTTTTAGACGAAGCAGATAGAATGCTTGAAATGGGATTTATAGACGATATTGAAGAGATTATGTCTTACCTTCCAGAAGATAGACAAAATTTATTATTCTCAGCAACTATGCCAAAAGAGATTTTAGATTTAGCTGAAGAGTTTTTAAATGAGAATTATGAAACAATAAGAGTTAAGCCAGATGAAGTGACTGTTGAAAAGATAAAACAAATCATTTACAGAGTAAATCCAAGAGATAAGTTTAAGAAATTAACAGAAGTTTTATCTCAAAATGAGGCAGAAAAAGTAATTATTTTTACACAAACTAAAATCGAAGCTGACGAGCTTGCAGAAAGATTGAATGAAGAAGGCTTTAATGCAAGTGCTATTCATGGTGATTTTTCTCAAAAGAAAAGAGAAACTGTTTTACATAATTTTAGAACAGGCAAATTAAAAATTCTTGTAGCTACGGATGTTGCAGCAAGAGGACTTGATATAAAAGGTGTTGACCTTGTTATAAATTATGGTTTACCAAGAGATGCAGAAAGTTATATCCATAGAATAGGCAGAACCGGAAGAGCAGGAAGAGAAGGGACAGCTATTTCTATAATGACTCCTTCTGAAGACAAACAACTTCAAAATATTCAAAAGAAAACAAAAGCGAATATAGAAGTCATAAATGAAGCACAAGAAAAGAAACTTTCTTCAGCACAAAAAGATAAATCTTCTCAAAAAGAAAGGTCTTCAAGAAATCAAACAAGAAGAAGACAGAGAAGTTAA
- the prfA gene encoding peptide chain release factor 1, translating into MDKKFLVQLESIEEKVKKLEELMADPEVLKDQSKIQSIAKEHKELSEILNLYNEYKKVSRQIEEVKQLLNSTPDDDLRELAEEELESLKKQQEDLEKKIEIALLPKDPNDEKNVILEIRQGAGGDEASLFAAELFRMYQRYAERHGWKTEILSLHPTEKGGIKEVIALIKGKGAYSRLKYESGVHRVQRVPETESSGRIHTSTVTVAVLPEAEEVDIEIKPEELKIETMRAGGAGGQHVNTTDSAVRITHIPTGMVVTCQDERSQLQNKMKAMQILRARLKDYYERLEKEKIAKERKEQVGTGERSEKIRTYNFPQNRVTDHRVNYTSYRINDIMDGDLDEIIDVLIAKENEEKLANLEI; encoded by the coding sequence ATGGATAAAAAGTTTTTAGTCCAATTAGAAAGCATAGAAGAAAAAGTAAAAAAGCTTGAAGAGTTGATGGCTGATCCGGAAGTTTTAAAGGATCAGTCTAAAATTCAGTCTATAGCAAAAGAACACAAAGAACTATCAGAAATTTTAAATCTTTATAATGAATATAAAAAAGTAAGTAGACAAATAGAAGAAGTAAAACAACTTCTAAACTCTACTCCTGATGATGATTTACGCGAATTGGCAGAAGAAGAGTTAGAATCTTTAAAAAAACAGCAGGAAGATTTAGAGAAAAAAATAGAGATAGCACTTCTACCAAAAGACCCTAACGATGAAAAAAACGTTATCTTAGAAATAAGACAAGGGGCAGGTGGAGACGAAGCATCTTTATTTGCTGCTGAGCTTTTTAGAATGTATCAAAGATACGCTGAAAGACACGGCTGGAAAACAGAAATTTTAAGCTTACATCCAACAGAAAAAGGCGGTATAAAAGAAGTTATAGCCTTAATTAAAGGTAAAGGTGCATACTCAAGATTAAAGTATGAAAGCGGTGTTCATAGGGTTCAAAGGGTGCCAGAAACTGAATCTTCTGGTAGAATTCATACTTCGACTGTTACAGTGGCTGTTTTGCCAGAAGCTGAAGAGGTTGATATAGAAATAAAACCAGAAGAGTTGAAGATAGAGACTATGAGAGCTGGCGGAGCTGGTGGTCAACATGTAAACACTACCGATTCAGCTGTTAGAATTACACACATTCCCACAGGAATGGTAGTTACATGCCAAGATGAAAGGTCTCAGCTTCAAAATAAAATGAAGGCTATGCAGATTTTAAGAGCAAGACTTAAAGATTATTATGAAAGGCTTGAAAAAGAAAAGATTGCAAAGGAAAGAAAAGAACAGGTTGGAACCGGTGAAAGAAGTGAAAAGATAAGAACTTACAACTTTCCACAAAACAGAGTTACTGACCATAGAGTAAACTATACTTCTTATAGAATCAACGATATTATGGATGGGGATTTAGACGAAATTATAGATGTGTTGATCGCAAAAGAAAACGAAGAAAAATTAGCAAATTTAGAAATTTAA